From Cinclus cinclus chromosome 2, bCinCin1.1, whole genome shotgun sequence, one genomic window encodes:
- the ZAR1L gene encoding protein ZAR1-like: MDSFVCSPFSTYQNFRSGPALGRGWDGAAKQPSWKQSKSGSISPFLGGPFSPLPSDYLDSCRRAQLQALLSQVGPALTPRRASTKEAAVQVSLRADAAVQCSLGPRTLPPARPFSPAALRSPARLALYSPAPDRRLFALPDGAPLPEKAAATEETPTADGGEEKREGPAGAALPPRQEPVGTRRDETVAPRQRAAFQFLEQKYGYFHCKDCKTRWESAYVWCISGSNKVYFKQLCRKCQKGFNPYRVEAIQCQICSKTRCSCPQRKRHIDLKRPHRQELCGRCRGKRLSCDSTYSFKYIV, from the exons ATGGACAGCTTCGTCTGTTCCCCCTTTAGCACATACCAGAACTTCAGGAGCGGCCCCGCGCTCGGCCGCGGCTGGGACGGTGCGGCCAAGCAGCCCAGCTGGAAGCAGAGTAAGAGCGGCAGCATCAGCCCCTTCCTCGGGGGGCCCTTCTCGCCGCTGCCCTCCGACTACCTGGACAGCTGCCGGCGGGCGCAGCTCCAGGCGCTGCTGTCGCAGGTGGGCCCCGCGCTGACGCCGCGCCGGGCCAGTACGAAGGAGGCGGCGGTGCAGGTGAGCCTGCGGGCAGACGCGGCCGTGCAGTGCTCGCTGGGGCCGCGCACGCTGCCGCCCGCCCGCCCTTTCAGCCCCGCCGCCCTGCGCTCCCCGGCACGCCTCGCCCTTTACTCACCCGCGCCCGACCGCCGCCTCTTCGCGCTGCCCGACGGCGCGCCGCTCCCGGAGAAGGCAGCGGCCACCGAGGAGACCCCGACTGCGGACGGCGGCGAGGAGAAGCGGGAGGGCCCGGCAGGGGCCGCGCTTCCGCCGCGCCAGGAGCCGGTGGGGACGCGGCGGGACGAGACCGTGGCTCCCAGGCAGAGAGCTGCCTTCCAG TTCTTGGAGCAGAAGTATGGCTATTTCCACTGCAAAGACTGCAAGACCAGATGGGAGAGTGCTTACGTGTGGTGCATTTCTGGAAGCAACAAG GTGTACTTCAAGCAGCTCTGTCGCAAATGCCAAAAGGGCTTCAATCCCTATCGAGTGGAAGCAATCCAGTGCCAG ATCTGTTCCAAGACCCGTTGTTCTTGCCCTCAGAGAAAGAGACACATTGATCTCAAGAGACCTCATCGCCAAGAACTCTGTGGCCGCTGCAGAGGAAAAAGGCTGTCCTGTGATAGCACTTACAGCTTCAAATACATTGTCTGA